A stretch of DNA from Desulfurobacterium indicum:
TGTAGTTCCATTTTTGCCTCCTGGGGTTGGTATTTGTGGGGTGTTCCCCAGGAGGTTATCCCATTTCTCAAGCTTACACAAAATATCGTACACTACCAACTTTTTTCATACTGTCCTCCGGGCATGTTTTGACCTTCCATAAAGAAAATAAGCAATGTCTATGCCAGAAAAATAGTTGCTTAAAAACAAGGACTTCTAAGAAACGGATGATTTTTCCAAAAGAAAGATGATAAATTTTTAGACATTCAGATAAAAACGATGCACTTATTTTGTGCAACCATGATTCGAAATCTTCATTCCCAGATATATTAGAAATTCAAACAAAAGAAAAAGTTTCAGGAAATTTCTTTTTGAACCGAAATTAACTGAAATACCGTGCATAACAGCATTACGATTTAACCTTCCATCATCTTTAAAATCAACAAATCGTATACAATCAAAAAATTCAGGAATAGTTCCTTCTTCTGTAATACTTGCTGTTATAAGTTTCAAAGCGTATTGAATAGTTATAAATTTTCTGTTTCTTTTCCTTATAAGAGACTCTATATCCGCCTCAAGGGGATTCTTTTTAACAAAAATTTCCCAAACAACGCCCTCTATCTGAACAAAAAGACCGTAAATGGCAATTTCTGTAAATCCAGAAAGAAAAGCGTTAAGAACACCGTCAAGGATAGCTTTACGGGAAGAGAGAAAATCAATTTCCCCATATCTATCAAACCGTTCTTTCAAAAAAGACTCTTCAAGGAAAGGTTTAAAATATTCAAAAGGATCTCCGCCTTCGTAAACCTTAACAGCATAAGGGGGAACAATCCACCCATAAGACAGTAACTTCTGCACTTTGGAAATAGAAGCGGAATCAACAAGATAGTAAGCAACGGCTCTGGAAAGCAAAAACTCAAACTCTTTCCGCCAATCCCCCAGTTTTTTTATCCACTCTCTCTCCGTCTTCGCCTTAAAATAGGAACGAAATGCCTTTCTCAAAGCGTTATAAATATTTTTGTTACCAGACAGAGAAAAGTAAGGCTCCAGATTATTTCCTTTCACAAGATTAAGAACAACCTCCTCGTGATTAAGAGATTTAAAATCCTTCCTTGTGAAACCTTCACCTTTAATCTCTCTTAAAAGGGCAAAGAGGAATTCCCTGGCGCTACCTTCCTTCTCTGCCCTTTTAAAAATCTCTTCTGTTACTTTCATCTTTCCAGAACGTGCTTCTCTGGCACTATGGCAATAAATTCTCCTTCAAAAACCGTTTCATCCACTTTTTTAACCTTTACCATAACTTTATATTTCTTTCCCCTTGCCTCAACAACAGAAGCAATAGCTTTAAGTTTATCACCCACCATAACAGGCTTAAGAAACCTTACGGTAGCAGCCCCCAAAACAACGTTAGGATGGTTAACTGCAAGCATAGCAGCATAATCGGCAAGACCAAAAATGAATCCCCCATGGACAAGGCCTTTTTCATCGGCTGCCATCTCATTGGTCACCTCAAGAACAACCTCTGCTCTGTTTTCAGCCACTTTTACAGGTTCACCGCACAGGCGTCTGTTAATCTTTTCATGAGTGTTTATCATCTTTCCTCCCCCAGGTTATCTCCGGTTTTTAATCTGTAACCTCTGACAAAATCACCGGCACTCATCTCCCTTTTAC
This window harbors:
- a CDS encoding hotdog domain-containing protein, producing MINTHEKINRRLCGEPVKVAENRAEVVLEVTNEMAADEKGLVHGGFIFGLADYAAMLAVNHPNVVLGAATVRFLKPVMVGDKLKAIASVVEARGKKYKVMVKVKKVDETVFEGEFIAIVPEKHVLER